A window of Fictibacillus halophilus contains these coding sequences:
- a CDS encoding NUDIX hydrolase — protein MFVVNVEGAIHRNGKWLLILRSEKEEHAGGTLSLVGGKCEIEGVSSDILERTLKREILEEVGSEVADLKYVNSSSFVTESGINVIDIVFLCHHKSGEPYAKSKEEVDEVIWMTTTEILAHSNLPAFLKENIRLADKMLQDKMYLKY, from the coding sequence ATGTTCGTAGTAAATGTAGAAGGTGCTATTCACAGAAACGGTAAATGGCTTTTAATCCTTAGAAGTGAAAAGGAAGAGCACGCTGGTGGAACACTTTCTTTAGTTGGTGGAAAGTGTGAAATTGAAGGTGTTTCTTCTGATATTCTTGAACGGACTTTAAAAAGAGAAATTCTTGAAGAAGTAGGTAGCGAAGTTGCAGATCTAAAATATGTAAATAGTTCTTCCTTCGTTACTGAATCAGGGATAAATGTCATCGATATTGTTTTTCTTTGTCACCATAAATCGGGTGAACCTTATGCAAAAAGCAAAGAAGAGGTAGATGAAGTTATTTGGATGACTACTACTGAAATTCTAGCACATTCAAATTTACCTGCATTTTTAAAGGAAAACATCAGACTAGCAGATAAAATGCTGCAAGATAAAATGTATTTAAAATATTAG
- a CDS encoding serine hydrolase domain-containing protein: MKQLVRIISFLVTLILGLIGLATHLVIAESSGKTEKIEKLVEQQRQISKIPGMSLVIVEKGETVYQRNFGYKNVKEKTPVTSSTLFEIGSTTKAFTGLAILRLEKEGNLKRSDSVQKYIPWLKLKYQGEPQTITLNQLLYHSSGIASNSIVQIPESNASNALELNVKTLLNQELNRKPGSTFEYATINYDVLGLVIENVTKQPFDLYIKNQVLKPIGMNDSFVGLHQVQSSMVAQGYKIGFLKEQKYTPPIYRGNIPAGYIISNTTDIAKWMNLQLGYDLNKAFNKQLIKESHHPDRSVEAFNTNSYYASGWEVVKKEAKQYILHEGQNPTYSSFIIMQPDKELGVAILSNMNSSFTTSIGQSVMDIWEGKSVSTNQTDSYQKLDKIATVLLSVLTALGVIFILLLLRTIRKMIRKQRERRALKGNRVLILSIHTLLVVAFLILVILIPKILLGFTWKFIQVWGPVSITGLFYGFITISIIFYVYGVLLILTKKQTASIRKSSSKCNHSSNG, translated from the coding sequence ATGAAACAATTAGTAAGAATAATTAGCTTTTTAGTTACATTGATTCTAGGATTGATTGGTCTCGCTACTCATTTAGTTATCGCTGAATCAAGTGGAAAAACGGAGAAAATTGAAAAGCTGGTTGAACAGCAAAGACAAATTAGTAAAATTCCTGGTATGTCACTAGTTATCGTTGAAAAGGGTGAAACAGTTTATCAAAGGAATTTCGGCTACAAAAACGTGAAAGAGAAAACACCTGTTACGTCCAGTACATTATTTGAGATTGGATCAACTACTAAGGCATTTACCGGTTTGGCCATTCTTCGTTTGGAGAAGGAAGGGAATTTAAAACGTTCTGATAGTGTTCAAAAGTATATTCCATGGTTGAAGCTTAAATATCAGGGAGAACCTCAAACCATTACGCTGAATCAGTTACTATATCATTCAAGCGGAATCGCATCAAACTCTATAGTGCAAATTCCTGAAAGTAATGCTTCAAACGCACTAGAGTTGAACGTAAAGACATTATTGAATCAGGAACTGAATCGAAAGCCAGGAAGCACGTTTGAATATGCAACAATTAATTACGATGTTCTAGGGCTCGTAATTGAAAATGTAACGAAACAACCCTTTGATCTTTACATAAAAAATCAGGTACTAAAACCAATTGGGATGAATGATTCTTTCGTTGGTCTCCACCAAGTTCAGTCATCTATGGTAGCACAAGGCTACAAGATAGGATTCTTGAAAGAGCAGAAATACACACCACCTATTTATCGTGGGAACATACCCGCAGGATATATCATAAGCAACACTACTGACATTGCGAAATGGATGAATTTACAGTTAGGATATGATTTGAATAAAGCGTTTAATAAGCAACTCATTAAAGAATCTCACCATCCTGATCGATCGGTGGAAGCTTTTAATACGAATTCTTACTATGCTAGCGGATGGGAAGTTGTAAAAAAGGAAGCAAAACAATATATTCTGCATGAGGGGCAGAACCCAACATATTCATCGTTTATCATTATGCAGCCAGATAAAGAATTAGGTGTAGCAATCCTTTCTAATATGAATTCAAGTTTTACGACATCGATAGGCCAAAGTGTTATGGATATATGGGAAGGTAAAAGTGTTTCAACCAACCAAACTGACAGTTATCAAAAGCTGGACAAAATAGCGACCGTTCTCCTTAGTGTACTCACTGCTCTTGGTGTTATTTTTATCCTATTATTACTACGAACAATAAGAAAGATGATAAGAAAACAACGAGAAAGAAGAGCATTAAAAGGTAATAGGGTTTTGATATTATCCATACATACGTTGCTAGTCGTTGCATTTTTGATTTTAGTGATCTTAATACCAAAAATCTTATTAGGATTTACGTGGAAATTCATACAGGTATGGGGACCAGTTTCTATTACAGGATTATTTTATGGTTTTATAACGATAAGCATTATTTTCTATGTATATGGGGTATTGCTTATTCTCACCAAAAAACAAACCGCATCAATAAGAAAAAGCTCAAGTAAATGTAATCACAGTTCTAATGGTTAG
- a CDS encoding NAD-dependent epimerase/dehydratase family protein has translation MYGELTKGYFDETTPIVKQHQEVYVDIKSKSEQILNEYIKKGLDVIILRPGAICAEENSYWGDRQVNRMLKTDIVDWVHPEDLVPWIHADNLAEIIYLVLSKGVCNQVYNAIDGNFPEEEFRVRLVNTLGKKLRVPNRLIERPIYSNTKIKELGYQPIKTFNQTVSNLEALVVSQL, from the coding sequence ATATACGGGGAGCTGACAAAAGGTTACTTTGACGAAACAACTCCAATAGTAAAACAACACCAAGAAGTCTATGTAGATATAAAGTCAAAATCTGAACAAATATTAAATGAATATATTAAAAAAGGACTTGATGTTATTATCTTAAGACCTGGTGCAATCTGTGCCGAAGAAAATTCGTATTGGGGAGACAGACAAGTTAACCGTATGTTAAAAACTGATATTGTTGATTGGGTTCACCCAGAAGATCTTGTACCTTGGATTCATGCAGATAATTTAGCAGAAATAATTTATCTTGTGTTATCAAAAGGTGTATGCAATCAAGTCTACAATGCAATAGATGGAAATTTTCCTGAAGAAGAATTTAGAGTAAGATTAGTTAATACTTTAGGAAAAAAATTAAGAGTACCTAATCGTTTGATAGAGCGTCCCATTTACTCAAATACTAAAATTAAAGAATTGGGTTATCAACCCATCAAAACATTTAATCAAACTGTCTCAAATCTTGAAGCCCTGGTTGTGAGTCAATTATAA
- a CDS encoding serine hydrolase domain-containing protein, which produces MSTNRQHHLTEDIENVGENDQRLISYVEEIMKLNHSSAAALVVLKNNEIILEHYTGYHSNSVNSTPITETSMFNVASARKSYLGLAVAYALYENKIKSLDDYAIDYFDEYDKKLLANTTIRHLVTHSHGLHQKDDGALFREFDSGKGWAYRGINVLMMTVLIQRLYGKSFPELLNERVFLPLGLKQTAWYTYSNEKLVQVIDNPNEVATFKLGSIGDGRDSNLHTTAREFALWGNLHLNDGLVNGKQIVPKEVIRLATQVQNPMYKDKDTPQNGLFWYVQDTPTLQSEIGERVPKGSYQILGITGPTLLVIPEYNLIVAKMYNKRYNYGGDNYLHYLREFSNEVADIFK; this is translated from the coding sequence ATGAGCACAAATAGACAGCATCATTTAACGGAGGATATAGAAAACGTGGGAGAAAACGATCAAAGGTTAATTTCATATGTAGAAGAAATAATGAAGCTTAATCATAGCAGTGCTGCAGCATTAGTTGTATTAAAGAATAACGAGATTATATTAGAGCATTATACGGGGTATCATTCTAATTCGGTAAATTCTACACCCATTACAGAAACCTCTATGTTTAACGTAGCATCTGCAAGAAAAAGTTACTTAGGATTAGCGGTAGCATATGCTTTATATGAAAATAAGATTAAGAGTCTTGATGACTATGCGATTGATTACTTTGATGAATACGATAAGAAATTGCTTGCTAACACAACGATAAGACATCTAGTCACCCATTCTCATGGATTACACCAGAAAGATGATGGAGCTCTTTTTAGAGAGTTTGACTCAGGCAAAGGGTGGGCTTACAGAGGAATAAACGTATTAATGATGACAGTATTAATACAAAGGCTTTATGGCAAGAGTTTTCCTGAGTTATTAAACGAAAGAGTATTTCTACCGTTAGGTTTGAAACAAACTGCTTGGTATACATATTCTAATGAAAAACTGGTACAAGTGATTGATAACCCAAACGAAGTTGCAACATTTAAATTAGGAAGTATAGGTGATGGGAGAGACTCAAACCTGCATACCACGGCTCGTGAGTTTGCATTGTGGGGTAATCTTCATTTGAATGATGGATTAGTGAATGGCAAACAAATCGTACCAAAAGAAGTGATACGGTTAGCTACCCAAGTACAAAATCCAATGTACAAAGATAAAGATACACCACAAAACGGATTGTTTTGGTACGTACAAGATACACCAACCCTTCAAAGTGAAATAGGAGAGAGAGTACCTAAGGGTTCTTATCAAATTTTAGGAATTACAGGACCAACGCTGCTAGTGATTCCTGAATATAATCTGATCGTGGCTAAAATGTATAATAAGAGGTATAACTACGGTGGAGACAACTATCTTCATTATCTAAGAGAATTTAGTAATGAAGTAGCTGATATATTTAAGTAG
- a CDS encoding DUF1963 domain-containing protein, translating to MNITQIKRALFKKATIFQTGGFRPTEELGESWIGKVLWERQEEAIPSNFDPICTLFLSKLPYVPKELTNYQLITIYMDFDIFNHLNSDNLGPYFKIMCYTNFDELEKVNKQSTKMKAFPLSPVYIDNDTPAWEDSYSFQPDIEEAILQLESEEGVEYHDDIVEEVYPTHKVGGYPSFTQGGVSFGEEYPFVFQISSDEKAQFNIVDSGSFYFFYNQVKQEWIVYCDFY from the coding sequence TTGAATATTACTCAGATTAAACGAGCATTGTTTAAAAAAGCCACAATCTTTCAAACAGGTGGGTTCAGACCTACGGAAGAATTAGGAGAAAGTTGGATCGGTAAAGTTTTATGGGAAAGACAAGAAGAAGCTATACCATCGAATTTTGATCCTATCTGTACATTATTTTTATCTAAATTACCTTATGTGCCGAAAGAATTGACGAACTATCAGTTAATAACCATCTATATGGATTTTGATATATTCAATCATCTGAATAGTGATAACCTAGGTCCATATTTTAAGATAATGTGTTATACGAATTTTGATGAGCTAGAGAAGGTAAACAAGCAATCTACTAAGATGAAAGCTTTTCCACTATCCCCAGTTTACATTGATAACGATACACCTGCTTGGGAAGATTCTTATAGTTTTCAACCAGATATTGAAGAAGCAATATTGCAACTTGAAAGTGAAGAGGGCGTGGAATATCACGATGATATAGTGGAAGAGGTTTACCCGACACATAAAGTCGGTGGATATCCATCATTTACTCAAGGTGGTGTATCCTTTGGAGAAGAATATCCTTTCGTATTTCAAATAAGTTCTGATGAAAAGGCTCAGTTCAACATAGTAGACAGTGGTAGTTTTTATTTTTTCTACAATCAAGTTAAACAGGAATGGATTGTTTATTGTGATTTTTATTAA
- a CDS encoding endonuclease/exonuclease/phosphatase family protein → MKVATFNVWNNNETWALRKEMIIKEIRRVNADIIALQEVPNLEELEYILKQVGLYQYSFKRYPGDEEGLAVLSKYPIEEVMSENDVLNNCSMRILVKINGSTIGLTNVHLNWKSALVREKEIVEVAKWISESKNTDYEFLCGDFNSKPNLSSIYNFLVGELSIESYDTSWIDLGQSDGSPTLDSEYNSWLLNRENLNNIRVPVRYDWILLKSCFPKKELRLLDIELFANVVPPTQQVHPSDHYGVIVDLSL, encoded by the coding sequence ATGAAAGTAGCTACATTTAATGTTTGGAACAACAACGAGACATGGGCATTAAGAAAAGAAATGATTATTAAGGAAATCAGGAGAGTAAATGCAGACATCATCGCTCTTCAAGAAGTACCAAATCTTGAAGAACTTGAATACATCTTAAAACAAGTTGGATTATACCAATACTCTTTTAAGAGATATCCGGGTGATGAAGAAGGACTCGCCGTTCTATCGAAATATCCCATAGAAGAGGTAATGAGTGAGAATGATGTCTTAAACAATTGTTCAATGAGAATTTTGGTAAAAATAAACGGATCAACAATTGGTTTAACAAATGTCCATCTAAACTGGAAAAGTGCCCTTGTCAGAGAAAAAGAAATTGTAGAAGTAGCGAAATGGATCTCGGAAAGTAAAAATACTGACTATGAGTTTCTTTGTGGAGATTTTAACAGTAAACCTAATCTATCAAGTATCTATAATTTTTTAGTGGGTGAACTCTCCATTGAATCATACGATACAAGTTGGATAGATTTAGGGCAGTCGGATGGATCCCCAACCTTAGACTCTGAATATAATAGCTGGTTATTGAATAGAGAGAACTTAAACAATATAAGAGTCCCCGTAAGGTATGATTGGATACTATTAAAATCATGTTTTCCGAAAAAAGAACTGAGGCTACTAGACATAGAACTGTTTGCAAACGTCGTACCTCCAACGCAACAAGTTCATCCAAGTGATCATTATGGAGTAATCGTTGATTTGAGTTTGTAA
- a CDS encoding YybH family protein — MIGISKVQDVLDNYKSSVYEKDVNKFLTTYAADVHIYDCWGNWECEGISSWRENVVMWFNSLSEDRNSLKVNFNDVTIEENTSVAFVHCAVSFVAYSENTGEKLRQITNRFTFGLKKVDESWLITHEHSSLPIDMHTGKGMFNLKLIVR, encoded by the coding sequence ATGATTGGAATTAGTAAAGTCCAGGACGTTCTTGATAATTATAAATCTTCCGTATATGAAAAAGATGTTAATAAATTTCTAACAACCTATGCTGCTGATGTACATATCTATGATTGCTGGGGAAACTGGGAGTGTGAGGGTATTTCTTCATGGAGAGAAAATGTGGTGATGTGGTTTAATAGTTTGAGTGAAGACAGAAACTCATTAAAAGTAAATTTTAATGATGTAACCATTGAGGAAAATACGAGTGTTGCATTTGTTCATTGTGCTGTTTCGTTCGTTGCATACAGCGAAAATACTGGTGAGAAACTACGTCAAATAACAAACCGTTTTACATTTGGTTTAAAAAAGGTAGATGAGTCTTGGCTGATAACGCACGAACATTCTTCGTTGCCAATAGATATGCACACGGGAAAAGGTATGTTTAATCTAAAATTAATTGTGAGATAG
- a CDS encoding YciI family protein — MIFLCMGYFSPEKMDARPRAEIEAVMNECQPVVENFYQSGNVLLDAGLESETKSLRRVNDEIIVTDGPFTETKELIGSIFVFEAENMEEAIKLASLHPTTQISRAEEFGWRIEIRPVHFFKNDK; from the coding sequence ATGATATTTTTATGTATGGGCTATTTTAGTCCTGAAAAAATGGATGCACGACCTAGGGCGGAGATTGAAGCGGTTATGAATGAATGCCAACCTGTCGTTGAAAATTTTTATCAAAGTGGCAACGTGCTTCTTGACGCTGGTCTGGAGTCAGAGACCAAAAGCTTACGTCGAGTAAACGATGAGATAATCGTAACAGATGGTCCGTTTACAGAGACGAAGGAGCTTATTGGAAGCATCTTCGTTTTTGAAGCAGAGAACATGGAAGAGGCGATTAAGCTAGCATCTCTTCATCCCACAACACAAATAAGTAGAGCAGAAGAGTTTGGATGGCGTATCGAAATCCGACCTGTTCATTTCTTTAAAAACGATAAATGA
- a CDS encoding sialate O-acetylesterase produces MIKSFLMIGQSNMAGRGFLHEVEPIYNEKIKMLRNGQWQMMTEPINYDRPVAGISLAASFAEACSKAYPDEEIGLIPCAEGGSSLNNWHPQGTLFQHALSEARFALETSQICGILWHQGESDSSNSLHKTYYEKLSLIIGTLRKELNLQNVPLIIGEFGDFLGKTGFGKYSSEFQEINEQLRRFAYEQQNCYFVSAEGLTSNPDGIHLNAVSQRKFGFRYFEAFSKKCHILEPLSDENQSLKITNNYSKNEQMYIHSMNLALGKITYAEFEVEMAKVMHP; encoded by the coding sequence ATGATAAAGTCTTTTCTAATGATAGGGCAATCAAATATGGCAGGTCGTGGATTCTTGCATGAGGTAGAACCTATCTATAACGAAAAAATAAAAATGCTTCGCAACGGACAGTGGCAAATGATGACAGAGCCAATTAATTATGACCGTCCTGTTGCTGGAATAAGTTTAGCAGCATCTTTTGCAGAGGCGTGTTCAAAAGCTTACCCAGATGAAGAAATTGGTTTGATTCCTTGTGCGGAAGGTGGCAGTTCCCTGAACAATTGGCATCCGCAAGGTACTCTTTTTCAACATGCTTTATCTGAAGCTCGATTTGCTCTTGAAACTAGCCAAATTTGTGGCATACTTTGGCACCAAGGTGAAAGTGATAGCAGTAATTCTCTACATAAAACGTATTATGAAAAGTTATCTCTTATAATTGGAACTTTACGTAAAGAATTAAACCTTCAAAATGTCCCATTAATTATTGGTGAGTTTGGAGATTTTTTAGGAAAAACAGGTTTCGGAAAGTATTCATCAGAGTTTCAAGAAATTAACGAACAATTACGTCGATTCGCTTATGAGCAGCAAAATTGTTATTTTGTTTCGGCAGAAGGTCTAACTTCCAATCCGGATGGTATTCATTTGAACGCCGTTTCACAACGAAAATTCGGTTTTCGCTACTTTGAGGCATTTTCAAAAAAGTGTCATATCTTAGAGCCTCTTTCGGATGAAAATCAATCACTAAAAATAACCAATAACTATTCAAAAAATGAACAAATGTATATTCACAGTATGAATTTGGCTCTCGGTAAAATCACATACGCTGAATTTGAAGTAGAAATGGCAAAGGTGATGCACCCTTGA
- a CDS encoding PadR family transcriptional regulator — MIPLLILGLLIQNPGAHGYELLSLMEKRHYKYIVNFTKGSFYYNLQQLEEKGFIEQTHRIRPNNGREIHTFIITPLGIEEFDKLMGKYGTKSEYVNLLFYGALLFADVFDKNKLLELIQSQIDQTEARIDLLDEYLARNKELPGKIDYFRRMNENSRTHHLVNLHWFKKLKADIEESIV; from the coding sequence TTGATTCCCTTACTAATCCTTGGCTTACTTATTCAAAACCCTGGCGCTCATGGATACGAACTATTAAGTTTAATGGAAAAACGACATTATAAATATATCGTTAACTTTACTAAAGGATCATTTTATTACAATTTGCAACAACTTGAAGAGAAAGGTTTTATTGAACAAACACATCGAATACGTCCAAACAACGGTCGTGAAATTCACACCTTTATAATAACGCCTTTAGGAATAGAAGAATTTGATAAATTAATGGGTAAATATGGAACTAAATCCGAGTATGTAAACTTATTATTTTATGGAGCATTACTCTTTGCAGATGTTTTCGATAAGAATAAATTATTAGAATTGATTCAGTCACAAATTGATCAAACTGAAGCTAGAATTGATCTTCTTGATGAATATTTAGCTAGAAATAAGGAATTACCTGGTAAAATTGATTATTTTCGTCGCATGAACGAAAATTCTCGTACTCACCATTTAGTGAATTTACATTGGTTTAAAAAATTGAAGGCAGACATAGAAGAATCTATTGTATAA
- a CDS encoding GNAT family N-acetyltransferase — protein sequence MKSLNVNIITYLAEFAEQTVKMWRDSKFEAIGVKESHSFESHVYFLNNILTKEFVVELAMVDAKVVGMIAYNQTEISQLYVHRGYQKAGIGNALLQRAKDHSSGRIALYTFEVNKKAQRFYEKNGFKIIGRGHENEENLPDIQYEWRANKE from the coding sequence TTGAAGAGTCTAAATGTTAATATCATAACCTATTTAGCTGAATTTGCTGAACAAACCGTTAAGATGTGGCGTGATAGTAAATTCGAGGCAATAGGTGTAAAAGAGTCTCATAGTTTTGAAAGTCATGTGTACTTTCTGAATAATATTCTGACGAAGGAGTTTGTGGTGGAATTAGCGATGGTTGATGCAAAAGTCGTTGGAATGATTGCCTATAATCAAACCGAAATAAGCCAGCTATATGTTCACAGGGGTTATCAAAAAGCCGGTATAGGTAATGCATTGCTTCAACGAGCAAAGGATCACTCAAGCGGAAGAATAGCATTATACACATTTGAAGTGAATAAAAAGGCGCAACGTTTTTATGAGAAGAATGGTTTCAAAATTATTGGAAGAGGCCATGAGAATGAAGAGAATTTGCCAGATATTCAGTATGAATGGAGAGCGAATAAGGAATAG
- a CDS encoding class I SAM-dependent methyltransferase, with the protein MKLLHSVKEYIDQHYHTPKGLIGTYIVEKMVRQHKPETEWTIGQLELQEQDKVLELGCGAGYAIQMITGKYSVQEIVGLDLSSTAIRSAAIRNKKEINNEIVRLVEANFNNLPFNDDMFTKLYSIQTIYFWSEVDTIISEIYRVLKSDGLVVITFSNGKGNETWESVKEVSENQVMPFMLDKGFKNVSLVRGPDSRGFHTVSIKGIKG; encoded by the coding sequence ATGAAATTACTTCATTCTGTAAAAGAGTATATAGATCAACACTATCACACGCCAAAGGGATTAATCGGTACATATATCGTAGAAAAAATGGTCAGGCAGCACAAACCTGAAACAGAGTGGACGATAGGACAATTGGAACTTCAAGAACAAGATAAAGTGTTAGAACTTGGTTGCGGTGCCGGCTATGCTATACAAATGATCACAGGAAAATATAGTGTTCAGGAAATTGTAGGTTTAGATCTTTCTTCAACAGCCATTCGGTCGGCTGCGATACGTAATAAAAAGGAAATAAACAACGAAATAGTTAGGCTAGTTGAAGCTAATTTCAATAACCTCCCTTTTAATGACGATATGTTCACCAAGTTGTATAGTATTCAAACCATTTATTTTTGGAGCGAAGTCGATACCATCATTTCAGAAATCTATAGAGTTCTTAAGTCTGATGGATTAGTAGTTATTACTTTTTCTAATGGTAAAGGCAATGAAACTTGGGAAAGTGTTAAGGAAGTTTCAGAAAATCAAGTGATGCCATTCATGTTGGATAAGGGATTTAAGAATGTTTCGTTAGTGAGAGGACCAGATTCTAGGGGTTTTCATACAGTCTCTATCAAAGGGATAAAGGGGTAA